A genome region from bacterium HR17 includes the following:
- the pdxS gene encoding Pyridoxal 5'-phosphate synthase subunit PdxS encodes MTQERPIWTDERIWGTWRVKVGLAEMLRGGVIMDVTNAEQARIAEEAGAVAVMALERVPADIRKEGGVARMADPEKILEIMDAVTIPVMAKCRIGHFVEAEILEALGVDFIDESEVLTPADEQFHINKHTFKVPFVCGARDLGEALRRIAEGAAMIRTKGEAGTGNVVEAVRHMRKIMDEIRRIQSLPEEELVTVAKNLGAPYELVKWVHEHGRLPVPNFAAGGIATPADAALMMRLGAEAVFVGSGIFKSSDPYKRAKAIVDAVTYYDQPEILAEISRGLGEPMRGVDVRTLSEAELLQVRGW; translated from the coding sequence ATGACCCAAGAGCGTCCCATCTGGACCGACGAACGCATCTGGGGAACATGGCGCGTGAAAGTCGGATTGGCGGAGATGTTGCGGGGCGGCGTCATCATGGATGTGACGAACGCCGAGCAAGCGCGTATCGCCGAGGAGGCAGGCGCTGTCGCGGTGATGGCATTGGAGCGGGTGCCCGCGGACATCCGTAAAGAAGGCGGTGTCGCCCGCATGGCAGACCCCGAAAAAATTCTGGAAATCATGGACGCCGTGACCATCCCCGTCATGGCAAAGTGCCGCATCGGGCACTTTGTGGAAGCCGAAATTTTGGAGGCGCTGGGCGTGGATTTCATTGACGAAAGCGAAGTCCTCACACCTGCCGATGAGCAGTTCCACATCAACAAGCACACCTTCAAAGTGCCGTTTGTGTGCGGAGCGCGCGATCTGGGTGAAGCGCTACGCCGTATCGCCGAAGGCGCAGCGATGATCCGCACGAAAGGTGAGGCGGGCACGGGCAATGTCGTGGAAGCCGTCCGCCACATGCGCAAAATTATGGACGAAATTCGGCGCATTCAAAGTCTGCCCGAAGAGGAACTGGTCACCGTCGCCAAAAACTTGGGGGCGCCTTACGAATTGGTCAAATGGGTGCACGAGCATGGACGCTTGCCAGTCCCGAACTTCGCTGCGGGCGGCATCGCGACGCCCGCCGACGCCGCGTTGATGATGCGGCTGGGAGCAGAAGCCGTCTTTGTCGGCAGCGGCATCTTCAAGAGCAGCGACCCTTACAAGCGCGCCAAAGCCATCGTGGACGCCGTGACTTACTACGACCAACCCGAAATCCTTGCAGAGATCTCGCGGGGCTTGGGCGAACCGATGCGCGGTGTCGATGTCCGCACGCTCTCGGAAGCCGAATTGCTGCAAGTGCGCGGGTGGTAG